One window from the genome of bacterium encodes:
- a CDS encoding uracil-DNA glycosylase family protein: MNLQIEHLKGKTDLLQKKLGHPDYRAIYGTGCITQPDVCLILMNPTARNVSVHKQWKGLRASWLGTKNIWKLLYQLGFLDKQTFTATQDKKPRDWDDAFARSLYTKLAEKKVFLTNLGRSTQPDARPLPNSVFAACAPLMEEEIDFIRPNVVITFGNQVSSVLLQRPIKVSEVRRKPFELKTKGGVYTTYATYYPVGMGIMNMGKAAEDIKWILSKHSIKELPAKLRA, translated from the coding sequence ATGAACCTCCAAATCGAGCACCTAAAAGGCAAAACGGACTTGCTGCAAAAGAAACTCGGCCATCCTGACTATCGCGCTATCTACGGCACGGGCTGTATAACGCAGCCTGATGTGTGTCTGATTTTGATGAACCCAACGGCGAGAAACGTTTCAGTACATAAACAATGGAAAGGACTCAGGGCTTCGTGGCTCGGGACAAAAAACATATGGAAACTCCTGTACCAGCTCGGTTTCCTAGACAAACAGACTTTTACAGCCACTCAAGACAAAAAGCCTCGGGACTGGGATGATGCATTTGCGAGGAGTTTGTATACGAAGCTTGCCGAAAAGAAAGTGTTTCTAACAAACCTGGGCCGGTCCACCCAGCCGGATGCGAGGCCCCTTCCGAATTCCGTATTCGCGGCGTGCGCTCCCCTGATGGAAGAAGAGATCGATTTCATCAGGCCGAACGTAGTGATTACGTTCGGAAATCAGGTGAGCTCTGTTTTGTTGCAACGGCCGATAAAGGTTTCGGAAGTGAGGAGAAAGCCGTTTGAGCTTAAGACGAAAGGCGGCGTTTATACGACGTACGCGACCTATTACCCCGTGGGGATGGGCATTATGAACATGGGTAAGGCGGCGGAGGATATCAAATGGATTCTTTCAAAGCATTCCATCAAAGAACTCCCGGCAAAGCTCCGCGCCTGA
- a CDS encoding prolyl oligopeptidase family serine peptidase, whose amino-acid sequence MSEPIRIGNTALEFILDVPDRPTTAAVVFLPGISGGAFSDRFQPLVEACLEAGFAIARVSAWKDAKDVEQRNLNGIYRDLGEVTTYLHAQGYSSLFGIGKSFGGAVMLTFPSTHIRRKVLWAPAIGVAEDGATIDAYMSAALGSLRSLLDLTVDRAYLEKKDTPALIIHGTADANIPFSNSERLVSMLPNARLLSIEGADHSYSEKKHEEAVILATVNFLTETQILPPSFQPLP is encoded by the coding sequence ATGTCGGAACCCATACGCATAGGAAATACAGCCTTGGAATTTATACTCGATGTCCCTGACAGGCCGACGACTGCGGCCGTCGTCTTTTTGCCCGGTATAAGCGGCGGAGCCTTTTCGGATCGTTTCCAGCCTCTGGTAGAAGCCTGTTTGGAAGCGGGTTTCGCGATAGCCCGGGTGAGCGCATGGAAAGACGCGAAAGACGTCGAGCAAAGGAATTTGAACGGCATTTACCGGGACCTTGGCGAGGTAACTACCTACCTACACGCCCAGGGATATAGTTCCCTGTTCGGCATCGGAAAAAGCTTCGGCGGCGCCGTAATGCTTACATTCCCTTCCACTCATATCCGCAGGAAAGTGCTGTGGGCTCCCGCGATAGGGGTTGCGGAAGACGGCGCCACCATAGACGCGTACATGTCTGCTGCGCTTGGCTCCCTGCGTTCGCTGCTGGATTTAACGGTGGACAGGGCATATTTGGAGAAGAAAGATACGCCTGCGCTTATTATTCACGGCACGGCCGATGCCAATATCCCCTTCTCGAACTCGGAGAGGCTCGTTTCAATGCTCCCGAACGCCAGACTCCTTTCGATTGAAGGAGCCGATCATTCGTATAGCGAAAAGAAGCACGAAGAGGCCGTCATCCTGGCTACAGTGAATTTTCTTACCGAGACCCAAATACTTCCTCCAAGCTTTCAACCACTCCCGTGA
- a CDS encoding DUF4386 domain-containing protein, which produces MKTEKLIGWLLIAGAVLIFIPYILLTILFQYPDILREAPGVILTRFHDGGAALILLWWAFALAGLPLLAAYVALGQKLETKSPLVRIATTLGVISGAVQIAGLLRWTFAVPGIAATFVESQSEAAREAAIVVFQTLHQYGGVAIGECLGQLLTIAWIALMSFVFDRLRLMPRWVTWLGYAAAAIYLLAQAELLGTVIPGFPVWDLAGFIGSTLWLVWLLVIGVRFLKLKID; this is translated from the coding sequence ATGAAAACTGAAAAATTGATCGGGTGGCTCCTGATCGCCGGTGCGGTTTTGATCTTTATTCCGTACATCCTCCTTACGATACTCTTCCAGTACCCCGACATCCTCCGCGAAGCTCCGGGAGTCATCCTCACCCGCTTCCATGATGGCGGCGCGGCGCTCATCCTGTTGTGGTGGGCGTTCGCGCTTGCCGGCCTTCCGCTTCTCGCCGCCTATGTGGCGCTCGGGCAGAAACTCGAAACAAAATCCCCTCTCGTGCGGATCGCCACCACCCTCGGCGTCATTTCCGGAGCCGTGCAGATCGCCGGGCTCCTGCGCTGGACATTCGCGGTCCCGGGCATCGCCGCCACGTTCGTCGAGAGCCAGAGCGAAGCGGCGCGGGAAGCCGCGATCGTTGTCTTTCAGACGCTCCATCAGTATGGCGGCGTTGCGATCGGGGAGTGCCTCGGGCAGCTCCTGACCATCGCATGGATCGCCCTTATGTCGTTCGTCTTCGACCGCCTCCGCCTTATGCCCCGCTGGGTCACCTGGCTCGGCTACGCCGCTGCGGCGATCTATCTCCTCGCGCAAGCGGAGCTCCTGGGAACGGTGATTCCGGGCTTCCCCGTATGGGACCTCGCGGGCTTTATCGGCAGCACGCTCTGGCTTGTCTGGCTCCTGGTGATCGGCGTGCGGTTCCTGAAGCTCAAGATCGATTGA
- a CDS encoding VOC family protein: protein MNRVAHFEIHATDPEKAATFYTDVFGWDIKKWEGGQMEYWMVMTGKQEEAGGINGGITRRMGAAPENGAAVTSFVCTVVVDSYDAYHEKIIAAGGTVALPKMALLGMAWQGYYKDIDGNIFGLHQADANAK from the coding sequence ATGAACCGAGTCGCGCACTTCGAAATACACGCAACCGATCCCGAGAAAGCCGCCACATTCTATACCGACGTCTTCGGCTGGGACATCAAGAAATGGGAAGGAGGTCAGATGGAATACTGGATGGTGATGACGGGCAAGCAGGAAGAGGCGGGCGGCATCAACGGCGGTATAACGCGCCGCATGGGCGCGGCTCCGGAGAACGGAGCGGCCGTGACGAGCTTCGTCTGCACGGTCGTCGTCGATTCGTACGACGCATACCACGAGAAGATCATAGCCGCCGGAGGGACCGTCGCGCTTCCGAAAATGGCGCTCCTTGGGATGGCCTGGCAGGGATACTATAAGGACATCGACGGGAATATCTTCGGGCTCCATCAGGCCGACGCGAACGCGAAATAA
- a CDS encoding HAD-IC family P-type ATPase — MTSLLGTPKEPYQALPIEDVAALLSSDLEEGLSDREALERARRFGPNILEKEFRAPWLLTLIGQFKSPFVLLLLAASAVTTVIGDYKGSLFILAAVIVNAGLGYYQEHKAERALAELKTYLRQRARVIRDGREREIDATELVPGDLIRLAQGDRVPADARLVFVNDLQADEAVLTGEALPSGKTTEAGAADAGLGDQRSMAFAGTLITQGVGTALVCRTGAMTELGKIAELVGGTENEETPLQAAVRAFSLRASLALGVVTLLIFLAGIYAGEPLAAMFVTAVAIAVSAVPEGLPIAMTVILAIGVQRMARRKGVVRRLAAAEALGSADVILTDKTGTLTTARMEIGALIPEPGTDESGLLRLALENANVLVENPSDPPEEWRIDGRIIEASLVRSAALRGVDVSALIAAREVKEALPFNAVNKFSASVVKEGDRRQLVFVGAPDILLARSALNASERARLLERINTEAGAGALVLGIASRELGAGEEVSFKDIVPAELSFLGLVTLHDPIRPNVPAALALVEEAGIRVVLVTGDHRGTAVSVARAAGMRISGDGVLDAVELRNLSDAELALRLPTLEVVARVSPLDKMRIVKAFQAAGKSVAMTGDGVNDAPGIRQADIGIAMGSGTAVARDVADLVLLDDNFETIAAAVEEGRRIRGNLRKTLVYLLSDTANELFLIGGALLAGLVIPLTALQILWVNFFSDSFPAIAFAFEKEKDAGMRPAQGRGALFDPLMSFLILFIGIATSAFLFILYWGLLAAGYPGDIVRTFIFASFASYTLFSAFALRSLTKSVLTYPFFGNPAMLAGVGFGLALVFLGLYVPFLQGILDTVPLPLPWLIGVLGVALLNITAIELAKWVFRSRMAR; from the coding sequence ATGACTTCCCTCCTCGGGACGCCCAAAGAGCCGTATCAGGCGCTTCCCATCGAGGATGTCGCCGCCCTTCTTTCAAGCGACCTTGAAGAAGGCCTTTCCGACCGGGAGGCGCTCGAGCGCGCCCGGCGCTTCGGGCCGAATATTCTTGAGAAGGAGTTCAGGGCGCCGTGGCTTTTGACTCTCATCGGACAGTTCAAAAGCCCGTTCGTGCTCCTCCTGCTCGCCGCCTCAGCCGTCACGACCGTCATCGGCGACTACAAAGGCTCCCTGTTCATTCTGGCCGCGGTTATCGTGAACGCGGGGCTTGGCTATTATCAGGAACACAAGGCCGAACGGGCGCTTGCCGAGCTTAAGACCTATCTGCGCCAGAGGGCGCGGGTGATACGGGACGGCAGGGAGCGGGAGATCGACGCCACGGAGCTCGTGCCGGGCGATCTTATCCGGCTTGCGCAGGGCGACCGCGTCCCGGCGGACGCGAGGCTGGTGTTCGTAAACGACCTGCAGGCTGACGAGGCGGTACTCACGGGCGAAGCGCTTCCCTCCGGAAAGACTACGGAGGCGGGAGCGGCGGATGCGGGACTTGGCGACCAGCGCTCGATGGCGTTCGCCGGGACCCTTATAACCCAGGGCGTCGGCACCGCGCTTGTCTGCCGTACGGGGGCCATGACCGAACTCGGGAAGATCGCCGAACTTGTCGGCGGCACCGAGAACGAAGAGACGCCGCTTCAGGCGGCAGTGCGGGCGTTCAGCCTGCGCGCGAGTCTCGCGCTTGGCGTCGTCACCCTTCTTATATTCCTCGCGGGCATTTATGCGGGGGAGCCGCTTGCGGCGATGTTCGTGACGGCGGTCGCGATCGCCGTGTCGGCGGTACCCGAGGGTCTGCCGATCGCGATGACGGTCATTCTCGCGATCGGCGTCCAGCGCATGGCGCGCCGCAAGGGGGTCGTGCGCAGGCTTGCCGCCGCCGAGGCACTCGGGAGCGCGGACGTGATACTCACCGACAAGACCGGCACCCTCACCACCGCGCGCATGGAAATCGGCGCGCTCATACCCGAGCCCGGTACGGACGAATCGGGCCTCCTCCGGCTCGCGCTTGAAAATGCGAACGTGCTTGTCGAAAACCCGTCGGATCCTCCGGAGGAGTGGCGCATCGACGGGCGCATCATCGAAGCGTCGCTCGTGCGCTCGGCCGCGCTTCGCGGCGTCGACGTGTCCGCCCTCATCGCGGCCCGGGAGGTAAAGGAGGCGCTGCCGTTTAACGCGGTCAATAAATTCTCGGCGTCCGTCGTCAAAGAGGGTGACCGTCGCCAGCTCGTGTTCGTCGGAGCGCCGGATATCCTCCTTGCCCGCTCGGCGCTTAACGCTTCCGAACGGGCGCGCCTCCTGGAGCGGATCAATACCGAAGCAGGCGCGGGCGCGCTCGTGCTTGGCATTGCGTCGCGGGAACTCGGGGCGGGCGAGGAAGTTTCGTTTAAGGATATCGTGCCTGCGGAGCTGTCGTTTCTCGGGCTTGTGACGCTTCATGACCCGATCCGCCCGAATGTCCCGGCGGCGCTCGCGCTTGTCGAGGAGGCGGGCATCCGCGTGGTGCTCGTGACGGGCGACCACCGGGGGACTGCCGTATCGGTCGCGCGCGCCGCCGGCATGCGCATTTCCGGGGACGGCGTTCTTGATGCCGTCGAGTTGCGGAATCTCTCGGATGCGGAACTCGCGCTCCGTCTCCCGACCCTTGAGGTCGTCGCGCGCGTATCGCCGCTTGATAAGATGCGGATCGTGAAGGCGTTCCAGGCGGCCGGGAAATCGGTCGCCATGACCGGCGACGGCGTGAACGACGCGCCTGGCATCCGGCAGGCGGATATCGGGATCGCCATGGGTTCCGGCACCGCGGTCGCGCGCGATGTCGCCGACCTCGTGCTTCTCGACGATAATTTCGAGACCATCGCGGCGGCGGTCGAGGAGGGAAGAAGGATCAGGGGGAATCTCCGCAAGACGCTCGTATATCTTCTTTCGGACACGGCCAACGAGCTGTTCCTTATCGGCGGCGCGCTCCTTGCCGGTCTCGTCATCCCGCTTACGGCCCTCCAGATACTCTGGGTGAATTTCTTCTCCGACAGCTTCCCGGCGATCGCCTTCGCCTTCGAAAAGGAGAAGGATGCTGGCATGCGCCCCGCGCAGGGGCGCGGGGCGCTCTTTGACCCGCTCATGAGCTTCCTCATCCTCTTTATCGGCATCGCGACGAGCGCCTTCCTTTTCATCCTCTATTGGGGCCTTCTTGCCGCAGGGTACCCGGGAGATATCGTGCGCACTTTCATTTTCGCCAGCTTCGCGAGCTACACGCTTTTCTCCGCGTTCGCCCTCCGGAGCCTCACGAAGAGCGTACTCACCTATCCGTTCTTCGGGAACCCGGCGATGCTCGCTGGCGTCGGTTTCGGCCTCGCGCTCGTATTCCTCGGGCTCTATGTTCCGTTCCTCCAGGGGATTCTCGATACGGTGCCGCTTCCGCTTCCGTGGCTTATAGGCGTCCTTGGCGTCGCGCTTCTCAATATCACCGCCATCGAGCTTGCGAAGTGGGTATTCCGCTCGCGCATGGCACGCTAG
- the tsaD gene encoding tRNA (adenosine(37)-N6)-threonylcarbamoyltransferase complex transferase subunit TsaD, which produces MKILAIETSCDETAVSILECEGDERSARFTILGNALLSQIDLHQQYGGVFPALAKREHAKNLVPLLEAALEEAELLREDAQAMPQDVHDRIAKLLEREPGLSELFFEFIREAETPGIDAIAVTAGPGLEPALWVGVNFASALALAWGKPLIPANHMEGHVLSALAESKDERLLIEDVSLPLLALLISGGHTELVLMKSWLEYELIGQTRDDAVGEAFDKAARMLGLPYPGGPEISKLADIARRDSSPNPFSLPRPMLKDPHCDFSFSGLKTSVLYLLKGMQEVSEVEKQQIAREFEDAVGEVLWAKTARALEETGAKVLVLGGGVSNNKHIRKLFAEKITDEYPNVSLHLPTASLTTDNAVMIGLAGFYRFLRGERALPGELRANGNLSLV; this is translated from the coding sequence ATGAAGATTCTCGCGATTGAAACAAGCTGCGACGAGACGGCGGTCTCGATACTTGAGTGCGAAGGAGATGAGCGGAGCGCGCGCTTCACGATTCTCGGAAACGCGCTCCTGTCGCAGATAGACCTGCATCAACAGTATGGCGGCGTCTTCCCCGCCCTTGCCAAGCGCGAGCATGCGAAGAATCTGGTACCGCTTCTCGAAGCCGCGCTCGAGGAAGCGGAACTCCTGCGCGAAGACGCTCAGGCAATGCCGCAGGACGTTCACGACCGTATCGCGAAACTTCTCGAACGCGAGCCCGGGCTCTCGGAACTCTTTTTCGAATTCATACGGGAAGCGGAAACGCCCGGTATCGATGCTATCGCGGTCACGGCCGGTCCCGGACTCGAGCCAGCGCTATGGGTGGGAGTGAATTTCGCATCCGCGCTCGCGCTCGCGTGGGGCAAGCCCCTGATACCGGCAAATCACATGGAGGGACACGTGCTCTCCGCCCTGGCGGAAAGTAAAGATGAAAGGCTTCTGATCGAAGACGTATCGCTTCCGCTCCTCGCGCTCCTTATCTCCGGCGGACATACCGAGCTCGTACTCATGAAAAGCTGGCTCGAATACGAGCTCATAGGACAAACGCGCGACGACGCGGTCGGCGAGGCGTTTGATAAGGCGGCGCGTATGCTCGGCCTCCCCTATCCCGGCGGCCCCGAAATTTCAAAGCTCGCCGACATAGCGCGCCGCGACTCTTCTCCGAATCCGTTCTCGCTTCCCCGTCCCATGCTCAAGGATCCGCATTGCGACTTTTCCTTCTCGGGCCTTAAGACTTCCGTGCTGTATCTCCTCAAAGGAATGCAGGAAGTTTCGGAAGTCGAGAAGCAGCAGATCGCACGCGAGTTCGAGGACGCGGTAGGCGAGGTACTGTGGGCAAAGACCGCGCGGGCGCTTGAAGAGACGGGAGCCAAGGTCTTGGTACTTGGCGGCGGAGTCTCGAATAACAAGCACATACGGAAGCTCTTCGCGGAAAAGATAACGGATGAATATCCGAATGTCTCGCTCCACCTCCCTACCGCGAGTCTCACAACCGACAATGCCGTCATGATCGGACTCGCGGGCTTCTATCGCTTCCTTCGCGGCGAGCGGGCGCTCCCCGGCGAACTCCGGGCGAACGGCAACCTCTCGCTTGTATAA
- a CDS encoding valine--tRNA ligase, whose product MDEKFRKPYSPADTETRIYKRWEESGYFNPDNLPGNRTEDFTIVLPPPNVTGVLHIGHAYEDSLQDAAIRYERMRGKKALWLPGTDSAAIATQARVEKNIQKDEGKSRHDIGREELVRRVKEFAKASEGTILSQVRRMGASLDWSRYAYTLDDARTNAVTTAFVRMYEAGLIYRGNRIVNWDPKGQTTISDDEIVHEERKAKLYTFRYGKDFPIPVATTRLETKVGDVAVAVHPDDARYKKFVGKEYDAVFCDVPVHIKVVADTAVEPEFGTGALGVTPAHSMIDWEIAERHGLPKDRIVINEYAKMAVEGRLKGLKVADARETVAEWLRNEGLMEKEEDIVQNVATAERTGGIIEPLPKLQWFMAVDKEFAIPHSEIPGIASGSATTLKKLMRAAVESGGVSMPQENFRKVYFHWIDNLHDWCISRQIWFGHRIPIWYKDGGTYCGISAPEGAGWEQDPDVLDTWFSSALWTFSTLGWPQETSDLRTFHPTAFMSPAYEILSLWVSRMILMSAFHLGQVPFRTVLIHGLVRDKQGRKFSKSLANGIDPLDLIEKYGADALRMGLLVGTAIGGDIRFDEDKVKGYKHFANKLWNIARFILENTGKLGDVSAATFSKEDEALLAECGELAKDVTKDLDEYRFYLAAEKLYHYAWHRLADEILEQSKPLLNGDDEAARKSRARLLLALLDRILRLLHPFMPFVTEEIWFSLPKSPDREEMLMIASWPS is encoded by the coding sequence ATGGACGAGAAATTCAGGAAACCATACAGCCCGGCCGATACCGAAACCCGCATCTATAAAAGATGGGAGGAAAGCGGGTATTTCAATCCTGATAACCTGCCCGGCAACCGCACGGAAGACTTCACCATCGTGCTCCCTCCCCCGAATGTCACGGGCGTCCTCCATATCGGCCATGCGTACGAGGATTCCCTTCAGGATGCCGCCATCAGGTATGAGCGGATGCGCGGAAAGAAAGCGCTCTGGCTCCCGGGCACGGACTCGGCCGCGATAGCGACGCAGGCGAGGGTCGAAAAGAACATCCAGAAGGACGAGGGCAAGAGCCGCCACGATATCGGGCGCGAAGAACTCGTACGAAGAGTGAAGGAGTTTGCCAAGGCGAGCGAGGGAACCATCCTCTCGCAGGTACGGCGCATGGGAGCCTCTCTGGACTGGTCGCGCTACGCATACACGCTCGACGATGCCCGCACGAATGCAGTCACGACCGCCTTCGTCCGCATGTACGAGGCGGGCCTCATCTATCGCGGCAACCGCATCGTCAACTGGGATCCGAAGGGCCAGACCACCATTTCCGACGATGAGATCGTCCACGAGGAGCGCAAAGCGAAACTCTATACCTTCCGCTACGGCAAGGACTTCCCTATCCCGGTCGCGACGACCCGACTCGAGACGAAAGTCGGCGATGTCGCGGTCGCCGTGCATCCGGACGACGCGAGATACAAGAAATTCGTCGGGAAGGAATACGATGCGGTCTTCTGCGACGTGCCGGTGCATATCAAGGTGGTTGCGGACACAGCGGTAGAGCCGGAATTCGGGACCGGGGCGCTCGGGGTCACCCCCGCGCACAGCATGATCGACTGGGAAATCGCCGAGCGGCACGGACTTCCGAAGGACAGAATTGTGATAAACGAATACGCAAAGATGGCGGTCGAAGGACGGCTGAAGGGACTCAAGGTTGCCGACGCGCGCGAGACGGTCGCCGAGTGGCTCCGAAACGAAGGGCTCATGGAAAAGGAGGAAGATATCGTGCAGAACGTCGCGACTGCCGAGCGCACCGGCGGCATCATCGAGCCCCTGCCGAAGCTGCAGTGGTTCATGGCGGTCGACAAAGAGTTCGCGATTCCCCATTCGGAAATCCCGGGCATCGCCTCAGGGAGCGCGACGACCCTCAAGAAACTCATGCGCGCGGCGGTCGAGAGCGGCGGGGTCTCCATGCCGCAGGAGAACTTCCGGAAGGTGTACTTCCACTGGATCGACAACCTCCATGACTGGTGCATCAGCCGGCAGATTTGGTTCGGCCACCGCATCCCCATCTGGTACAAGGACGGCGGGACGTATTGCGGCATTTCGGCCCCGGAAGGCGCGGGCTGGGAACAGGACCCGGACGTACTCGATACGTGGTTCTCGTCCGCCCTGTGGACCTTCTCGACGCTTGGCTGGCCGCAAGAAACGAGCGACTTGCGCACGTTCCATCCGACCGCCTTCATGTCGCCGGCCTATGAAATACTCTCGCTCTGGGTTTCGAGAATGATACTCATGAGCGCCTTCCATTTGGGACAGGTACCGTTTCGTACCGTCCTTATACATGGCCTCGTGCGCGACAAGCAGGGCCGCAAGTTCAGCAAGTCGCTTGCGAACGGCATAGACCCCCTCGACCTTATCGAGAAATACGGCGCGGACGCGCTTCGCATGGGACTTCTGGTCGGCACCGCGATTGGGGGCGACATCCGCTTCGACGAAGACAAGGTGAAGGGATACAAGCATTTCGCGAACAAGCTCTGGAACATCGCGCGGTTCATTCTCGAAAACACCGGGAAGCTCGGGGATGTCTCGGCTGCAACTTTCTCGAAGGAAGACGAGGCGCTCCTCGCCGAATGCGGCGAGCTTGCGAAGGACGTGACGAAAGACCTCGACGAATACCGCTTCTATCTCGCCGCCGAGAAGCTCTACCACTACGCCTGGCACCGCCTCGCCGACGAAATACTCGAGCAGTCGAAACCGCTCCTGAATGGAGATGACGAAGCCGCCCGCAAGAGCCGCGCCCGGCTTCTTCTTGCGCTCCTTGACCGGATACTCCGGCTTCTCCATCCGTTCATGCCGTTCGTCACCGAAGAAATCTGGTTCTCGCTCCCGAAAAGCCCGGATAGGGAGGAAATGCTGATGATCGCATCGTGGCCCTCCTGA
- a CDS encoding PrsW family glutamic-type intramembrane protease: protein MTAEAFGYAFLGGVLPALLWLYFLLREDSRCPEPKLMILVAFFAGMIAVPLVLPLERFASLHLDPGLPVVVAWAAIEEVIKYLAAAVAVLWRWRTVNESPDLVIYMLTAALGFAALENALFLVAPIASGHFVDSLITGNLRFVGSTILHVIASSSIGFALAFSYKSSRAVRMLASTAGLILAITLHTLFNVLIIAKEVSHVLAAFFTVWSAAVVFFALFEILKYLRYRNLPRNSC from the coding sequence ATGACGGCTGAAGCCTTCGGCTATGCGTTCCTTGGAGGCGTCCTCCCCGCCCTCCTCTGGCTTTATTTCCTCCTCCGGGAAGATTCCCGCTGCCCGGAGCCCAAGCTCATGATTCTGGTCGCTTTCTTCGCGGGCATGATCGCCGTGCCGCTCGTGCTTCCCCTGGAGCGCTTCGCATCCCTTCATCTTGATCCGGGGCTTCCCGTGGTCGTGGCATGGGCTGCGATCGAGGAGGTCATAAAATACCTTGCCGCGGCCGTGGCGGTTTTATGGCGGTGGCGGACCGTGAACGAATCCCCCGATCTCGTGATCTACATGCTGACCGCCGCACTCGGCTTCGCGGCGCTTGAAAACGCGCTCTTCCTCGTCGCCCCGATAGCGTCCGGACACTTCGTCGACAGCCTCATCACCGGGAACTTGCGTTTCGTGGGATCGACGATACTTCACGTCATCGCCTCGTCCTCGATCGGTTTCGCGCTCGCCTTCTCGTACAAGTCGAGCCGGGCGGTGCGCATGCTCGCCTCGACCGCCGGACTTATCCTCGCGATCACGTTGCACACCCTCTTCAATGTACTTATAATCGCCAAAGAGGTTTCCCACGTCCTCGCCGCGTTCTTCACCGTGTGGAGCGCCGCGGTCGTCTTTTTCGCCCTCTTCGAGATACTGAAATACCTGCGGTATCGCAATTTACCAAGAAACTCCTGCTAA
- a CDS encoding Hsp20/alpha crystallin family protein — protein sequence MITKKRSFFERLSGSVSAGSDFDSFDDELPQGETARPATREIGAARGAIYQTEEEPAEGQLPVDVYQTPSEIMLRAFVAGVRAEDLNVSISRDMVVIEGARSAREQISDSDYFNQELFWGSFARKVLLPQEVDVDGSSASAKDGLLTITLPKLDKARQTKLKVKSS from the coding sequence ATGATCACCAAGAAACGCTCCTTCTTCGAACGCCTTTCCGGTTCCGTCTCGGCCGGAAGCGACTTCGACTCTTTCGACGATGAGCTCCCGCAGGGAGAAACGGCGCGACCCGCGACCCGCGAGATCGGTGCCGCGCGCGGCGCGATCTATCAGACCGAAGAAGAGCCGGCGGAAGGCCAGCTTCCCGTCGACGTATACCAGACGCCGAGCGAAATCATGCTCCGGGCGTTCGTCGCCGGGGTCCGCGCCGAGGACCTCAACGTTTCCATAAGCCGCGACATGGTCGTGATCGAGGGCGCGCGCTCCGCGCGCGAGCAGATTTCTGACTCGGACTATTTCAATCAGGAGCTCTTCTGGGGATCGTTCGCACGCAAGGTCCTGCTCCCGCAGGAAGTCGACGTGGACGGCTCTTCGGCAAGCGCGAAGGATGGACTTTTGACTATCACCCTTCCCAAGCTCGACAAGGCCCGCCAGACGAAACTCAAGGTTAAGTCTTCCTAG
- a CDS encoding DUF2914 domain-containing protein: MFRPLFAWIQKYERHLSAAAMVAGFVADNVFFSRIDLPQTQALFVGYIALAAASIALLHFFETRAGGGRPLPRFRFVLPLLTQFALGGMWSGFLIFYARSADLSASWPFLFLLALIFLGNEVFGKYHDRLVFTTLLLFFGLYSYAILAVPVFTGLMGTSTFLLSGLIAAVLFALFLILLRLIGRTRFLAERWRIRGGALAILAVVNLFYFTNILPPLPLALQSAGTYHSVSRGPAGYAGEAEPRTWRESLGFAPVEHMLPGETLYAFSAVFAPVKLSTTIVHRWEHYDEREEKWITESRISFPILGGRDGGYRGYSAKSDLAPGSWRVGVETADGRVIGRIRFKVETVSKAPPLRAEAL, encoded by the coding sequence ATGTTCCGTCCGCTCTTCGCTTGGATACAGAAGTACGAGCGGCATCTGTCCGCCGCGGCGATGGTCGCGGGCTTCGTCGCCGACAACGTGTTCTTCAGCCGCATCGACCTGCCGCAGACGCAGGCTCTGTTCGTAGGCTATATCGCGCTCGCCGCCGCCTCGATCGCGCTTCTGCATTTCTTCGAGACGAGGGCCGGGGGTGGAAGGCCGCTCCCGCGCTTCCGTTTCGTCCTGCCGCTTCTGACCCAGTTCGCGCTCGGCGGCATGTGGAGCGGGTTCCTTATCTTTTATGCGAGAAGCGCGGATCTTTCCGCATCTTGGCCATTCCTTTTTCTGTTGGCGTTGATTTTCCTCGGGAACGAAGTGTTCGGCAAATACCACGACCGTCTCGTCTTTACGACGCTCCTCCTGTTCTTCGGCCTCTATTCCTACGCCATCCTCGCCGTTCCGGTATTCACGGGCTTGATGGGAACTTCGACATTCCTGCTTTCGGGGCTCATCGCGGCCGTGCTCTTCGCGCTATTTCTTATCCTCCTCCGCCTTATCGGCCGCACGCGCTTCCTAGCCGAACGCTGGCGAATCCGGGGAGGCGCGCTCGCGATACTCGCGGTCGTCAACCTCTTTTATTTCACGAATATCCTGCCGCCGCTCCCGCTCGCGCTCCAGAGCGCGGGAACCTATCACTCCGTCTCCCGCGGCCCCGCAGGATACGCGGGCGAAGCGGAGCCGCGGACCTGGCGGGAATCGCTTGGCTTCGCTCCGGTCGAGCACATGCTTCCCGGTGAAACGCTGTATGCCTTTAGCGCCGTCTTCGCTCCCGTGAAGCTCTCGACTACGATCGTCCACCGCTGGGAGCATTACGATGAGCGGGAAGAGAAGTGGATCACGGAAAGCCGCATTTCCTTTCCGATCCTTGGCGGGCGCGACGGCGGATACCGCGGGTATTCGGCCAAGAGCGATCTCGCTCCGGGAAGCTGGCGGGTGGGAGTCGAGACGGCTGACGGGCGGGTGATCGGGCGGATACGCTTCAAGGTCGAAACGGTAAGCAAAGCGCCTCCGCTTCGGGCGGAGGCGCTTTGA